The Panulirus ornatus isolate Po-2019 chromosome 36, ASM3632096v1, whole genome shotgun sequence genomic sequence TAGTACTTCAAGTGATAACGCGAGGTTGTTGACTTACGACCTTATCGCTTACGTAAGCAAAACCTGCAAAATGGATGCAAAGTTCAGAAGTCTTTTGTAAGTCGGGAGGAGACTTGGCATGGGGGAGAgcgagaggggaaaggaggaaaagTATAATGACGAGAATAAGACAAAGACGACGCAGGGACTAGAGGTTCAAGGTCATTTGAAGGTGCTGGTCACTTCCACGCCCTTGGCAGCGTCACCTGGGGGCACCGCCTCGCCTCTAGGGACAGGTCACACCTACATAGCAATACCGAAGTGCTAAGAGTTTGTACAGTATTTCCCCCTCACAATGACCCATCTCTTCTTATAATCAATGGGAAGCACACTTTAACGTGCCTGGTATAATATATGTACATGAAATCGAGGTAAGATTATAAAGAACAGGAGCACCTCGTAAAGTCAATGCGCAAGAGACTCTATATAGTGTCTAACAATAGTTTTACATTGCTGCTTGCATCGTAAGTGATCGTGGGAACCACGACTCGTCAGGTGAATCATACAAGTACGGTATAAGTGAAAGATCTGTTCGTTTTTCTGCACTGTACGAGCCTCGCACATCTACGTACAGTAAGCATCACGTGGTATGTGTATTTAAGAATTTCCACCAGCCCTGCTgggaggggtagggtgggggggagacgGAGGTCGGGATGCTTGCCGGTATCACGCGCTACACAAAGCCGGTGTTGGTGTGGGCGAGTCCTTTGTGTCTCCAACACAGTTTCCCCAGCACCGATGCGAACTATATTGGAAAGTACTGGAAATAACCATATAGGTACCTCGACGCAGAAGTGCTTCTGGTGCATGAAACTTTTCCTAGTCAGGGTTGTAGTTCACTCGCGTGCTGTTTGTTTGGCCCTTAGCATATGGTAATCCATTTAGTGCATTAAACCCGTAGCCCTCCTCGTTGTGGAAGCTATAAGTACCCGTGAAAATATACACCGCCACTTAAAGAGGACCAGTAACCCCAGGTACACGCATCAGGGAGACTGAATGAGATCGTCGGTTGAAGGCCGGGACAAAGATTAACGTTAACCTCGCGGCGTGGTCGatgctggggaggtgaggtgggttgggaggggagggaagagggcgcTTGGTCCGGACAGACTTGGCCACGTTGCACATGTTGAGGCTTCTCCCGTCACTCGCCCACGAAGTACATACGCTTGTGTATCGTAAATACTATAGGGTTGATTATGGATTGACTTAGTGATGGCCAAGGAATGCTATAGGGTTGTGTTTAAATTTCATCAGCGGCCTTGGCGAGGACCCCACGCTCTGTCAAGGTCACGAAGCCCGCCAAATTTACCCGCCAAACACTGGGCCACTTTGCCAACCACTCATACAACGCGCCAATGTGCGTGCTATTTCTTGGGGCTGACAGAAAATCTGTTTTCGAAAGTCTGACCCATGATTAGTTATCACATCCAATCTGTAGTGGAGCATTTTAAGACTCATAAATACATCGGAAGGGATCTACAGTGTACGTTTATGCCTCCAATTTTTCCTGTTATTGTTGCTCTTCCTCTTTACTCGCTTCCCCGACCTAGACAGAGAAAGTATCCCAGATGGCGGACTGGCAGCAATTTCCTCCCCACCccgccagcaacacacacacacacacacgcccaaccGAATGACTGAGGACAAGGGCGTCTGGGTTACCTGGCCTGTTGGCTGTGGCTGGCTTGAGGGAGGGGGGTccgtgaggggtgtgggtggaaaagaagcccccctccccccatcgtgCATTTACGACTCGTATTCCTTCCTTAAAGCTGAAATATTCAGAGTACCCAAAACTAGGGATCAATACAGCAGGCGAAAGAAGGATGTAGCCATTGCGTGCTCAAGGTCAAGAGTTGGTGAAGAAGACCCACGTGCACATTCCTTACATTCTGTCACGTATTCCGGCCATCACCTACCTTATTAGCCCGTATTAAATGCTTCAGAAGTGGGTGGGTAAGTCAACCCCTGACGTTCTGGcgtctatggtgattaaggatgcGTGAGGCCATCACCGCGACACCGTCACTGTAACGAGGATGTTGCCACAGGCGAGACAAAGATCCCCATCCCCCCCGAAAAGGTTGAACCAGGCGCCGTCTGGATCCTCGGGGTACATTGTTGGCGAGGGCGGAGTcttaggaggggaggggacgtgtGGAGGGCAGAATGGGAGGAGCTTGGAgggcgaaggtgtgtgtgtaagataaagCAGAATGAACGGGCATTCTTCGGCATACACAGGAATGGCGAGAACTGCTAGAGTCAAGATGTAGGAGATCATGTCGTTACCACTGTTAATATAACCCAGTATATGAGACacccctaccaccatccccaggtGAGGCAGCCGGAgctctccccctaccccctcaagGGTTATCGGAGGTTGTTTGAAGGACGGACGTAAACACTGGGTTATCAGAGGGTATTTGAAGGACACCGGCACACACGGGGCATCCCGTCCTTTGCGACTGTACATGATCTGGGTTGCAGAGCACGGCGTAGACATGGGTGTGGGGGATATGGATCGAGTTGAATTATACGCGTAGTCTACTCATTTTCATACATTATCTACACAGTATGAGCGGTCGAGAAGAGTACGCTTGTGAAAGATTTAGGATTATTCATTAGCTTACGACTGATGTCTTGACATTAAAAGATTTTAAATATAACTCGTCGATCTCCATGTTGCTCCCCTACCTTGAGCCGTAGGGCAGCCAGTCAGCCTTGTTGGCAGATGTATGTGCAGAGCATGGTGGATGAATGTGCGAGTTGTCGAATGCAAGTGATGGAAGAAACAAATACAGCTGGCATTCAGCAGCTTGTGGTATATAAGACACGGGTggggcaggccaggccagggtggGAATTACCATGTCTCTTAGAGCAACGTAGGTCATTTGTAATATGCTTATGTACTGCTTCATTGTCGGTTGTTCAAACATTCCTAACCTTTGCTTCTCCTTCTTCAACAGGCGTGCCCACTGAACCCTCGGCCAGTGCCCCTCCACGGCCAGCAGGAGCTAGTGCAAGATTTCAGCGAGCGCTTCTCCCCAGCCATCCGTGGCGTCGTGGAGTTTGCCAAGCGTTTGCCTGGATTCCAGCAACTGCCGCAGGAGGATCAGGTTACGTTGCTGAAGGCGGGAGTATTCGAGGTGCTTCTGGTGCGCTTGGCGGCCATGTTCGATGCACGCACTAACACCATGTTGTGCCTGAATGGTCAGCTTCTGCGTCGTGAGGCTCTTCACACATCAGTCAACGCTCGCTTCCTTATGAACTCCATGTTCGACTTCGCAGAGCGAGTTAACAATCTGTGCCTCAGTGATGCTGAACTTGCACTCTTCTGTGCCGTCGTCGTGTTGGCACCCGACCGCCCAGGACTGCGTAACGCTGAGCTAGTGGAACGCGTTCAGAGGCGCCTCGTTAACTGCTTGCAGGCTGTGGTCTCTAAGCACCATCCAGAGAACCCCAGCCTGCACAGGGAACTCCTGTCGAAGATTCCCGACCTTCGCACACTCAACACTCTTCACTCCGAGAAGCTGCTCAAGTACAAGATGACTGAGCACACCGCAGCAGCTGCGGGCCCCTGGGACGACTCCCGCTCCTCATGGAGCATGGAACACGACAGCAGCGTGGGCTCGCCATCATCCTCCTGCGCCGCAGATGAAGCCATGCGTTCTCCAGTCTCCTGCTCCGAGTCTATGTACTCTGGAGAATCTGCCAGCTCTGGGGAGTCTATATGTGGCAGTGAAGTATCAGGCTACACAGAGCTACGCCCACCCTTCCCTCTCGCCCGCCGACGTCATGACAACTCAGAGGGTGCGTCGTCTGGCGATGAGGCCACAGAGTCCCCACTCAAGTGCCCCTTCAGCAAGAGAAAATCTGACAGTCCAGACGACTCTGGCATCGAAAGCGGAACTGATCGGAGTGACAAACTGTCCTCACCATCAGTGTGCTCGTCCCCACGGTCATCCATCGATGAAAAGAGTGAAGAGGATCGTGAAGAAGACATGTCGGTTCTACGTCGTGCTCTGCAGGCGCCACCCATCATCAACACTGACCTGCTAATGGAAGAGGCATACAAACCTCACAAGAAGTTCCGTGCACTACGTCGAGAAGAAGAACCACACTCATCCCAACCAACACCATCTCTTCTGGCCCAGACTTTAGCCCAGCCTCCCCAGAACAGTTCTCCAGCTACGGTAAACTCCACCTTAGCGTCGACCTTGGCGTCTACCCTGTGTGGCCCCAGCTTGGCTGCCTCCCACTCCACCCTTGCCCGAACTCTACTTGAGGGTTCCAAGATATCCGAAGACGCTATGCGCCGTGCAGATCTTCTGCACTCTATGATCATGCGCACTGAAGTTCGTGAGCGGTTGTCCTCTGCTTCAAGAGTGTCTCCCGCCCCATATTACGTCCCACAGGCTGCCATGGACCGCCTTCAGCCACCAGTATCTTGGTCATGCCCATCTTCACGAGGCTgtagcagtggtagcagcagtggcaaCCTCAGTCCTGTGCAACCCACTGTCACCGCTCAGCCACGAGTACACCTCCTTACCACCCCAACACCCTCGCGCTACTACGAACCAAGGATGTCTGCGACACCAGTGGGCCTAGGAGCGCAGCCGTCGACTTCCCCAGGCGTGCCAGCCCAGTCTCCGTCGCAGGGCATGAGCATGCATCATTCGGGCATGGGAGCTCAACCTCAACAGAGGACATCCTCGTCTCCCGTGGTCGAACTTCAGGTCGACATTGCCGACTCGCAACCGCTCAACCTATCGAAGAAAACGCCGCCTCCAACCCCCCAGGAGTTTATCTTGGAAGCGTAATGCACGGTAAGGCAGCGCTTACCCGAGTACAAAGCCACTGTGTGGCCCCGATATTCTCTCTCAGGCGGACAGATGAAGGACAGCgcgagcagcagcggcggcagtagGAGAGATTTGAAGGAGACGGAGAATAATAATGTATGGAAAACGCAGCAGCTGCCGCAGCGTGCTGGAGGGTCCTGGAGCACGTGGCGACGCGGGCTAGCGCGCGTGGCGCGGCACCGGTGATGGTCGCAGGGGCGTTGCCGCCTGCTCCCGACCCGCCCGC encodes the following:
- the Eip75B gene encoding ecdysone-inducible protein E75 isoform X1, whose protein sequence is MRRMSDKAVCEPLVSSSVNGTEEAMYPQDYSGQEYPPQEYETFSSTSYHVEATQYVEATQYVETTQPPDEVVNYTDTKPFFEEVSSCEFARPNAWRQEGSSEADVKPQVPIKREVDLDFCDGEGDGGGPGVIRCVETSMPPPDSHCYDHRGRRPSGGFARPLDVPREVIRSPHGARYRDMRRSSDSVRPEQTCPSDQTRHEQLRVSECPPPTPSSPSSSTMSTSSSSSSSSSSSSSSSSSSSSSSSATGRPRSSGKKERKKEDTDDVSSSIPDLEFDGTTVLCRVCGDKASGFHYGVHSCEGCKGFFRRSIQQKIQYRPCTKNQQCSILRINRNRCQYCRLKKCIAVGMSRDAVRFGRVPKREKAKILAAMQSVNARSQEKAVLAELEDDTRVTAAIIRAHMDTCDFTRDKVAPMLQHARNNPSYTQCPPTLACPLNPRPVPLHGQQELVQDFSERFSPAIRGVVEFAKRLPGFQQLPQEDQVTLLKAGVFEVLLVRLAAMFDARTNTMLCLNGQLLRREALHTSVNARFLMNSMFDFAERVNNLCLSDAELALFCAVVVLAPDRPGLRNAELVERVQRRLVNCLQAVVSKHHPENPSLHRELLSKIPDLRTLNTLHSEKLLKYKMTEHTAAAAGPWDDSRSSWSMEHDSSVGSPSSSCAADEAMRSPVSCSESMYSGESASSGESICGSEVSGYTELRPPFPLARRRHDNSEGASSGDEATESPLKCPFSKRKSDSPDDSGIESGTDRSDKLSSPSVCSSPRSSIDEKSEEDREEDMSVLRRALQAPPIINTDLLMEEAYKPHKKFRALRREEEPHSSQPTPSLLAQTLAQPPQNSSPATVNSTLASTLASTLCGPSLAASHSTLARTLLEGSKISEDAMRRADLLHSMIMRTEVRERLSSASRVSPAPYYVPQAAMDRLQPPVSWSCPSSRGCSSGSSSGNLSPVQPTVTAQPRVHLLTTPTPSRYYEPRMSATPVGLGAQPSTSPGVPAQSPSQGMSMHHSGMGAQPQQRTSSSPVVELQVDIADSQPLNLSKKTPPPTPQEFILEA
- the Eip75B gene encoding nuclear hormone receptor E75 isoform X5 translates to MDLITETILSMAPKEEVIVTEFDGTTVLCRVCGDKASGFHYGVHSCEGCKGFFRRSIQQKIQYRPCTKNQQCSILRINRNRCQYCRLKKCIAVGMSRDAVRFGRVPKREKAKILAAMQSVNARSQEKAVLAELEDDTRVTAAIIRAHMDTCDFTRDKVAPMLQHARNNPSYTQCPPTLACPLNPRPVPLHGQQELVQDFSERFSPAIRGVVEFAKRLPGFQQLPQEDQVTLLKAGVFEVLLVRLAAMFDARTNTMLCLNGQLLRREALHTSVNARFLMNSMFDFAERVNNLCLSDAELALFCAVVVLAPDRPGLRNAELVERVQRRLVNCLQAVVSKHHPENPSLHRELLSKIPDLRTLNTLHSEKLLKYKMTEHTAAAAGPWDDSRSSWSMEHDSSVGSPSSSCAADEAMRSPVSCSESMYSGESASSGESICGSEVSGYTELRPPFPLARRRHDNSEGASSGDEATESPLKCPFSKRKSDSPDDSGIESGTDRSDKLSSPSVCSSPRSSIDEKSEEDREEDMSVLRRALQAPPIINTDLLMEEAYKPHKKFRALRREEEPHSSQPTPSLLAQTLAQPPQNSSPATVNSTLASTLASTLCGPSLAASHSTLARTLLEGSKISEDAMRRADLLHSMIMRTEVRERLSSASRVSPAPYYVPQAAMDRLQPPVSWSCPSSRGCSSGSSSGNLSPVQPTVTAQPRVHLLTTPTPSRYYEPRMSATPVGLGAQPSTSPGVPAQSPSQGMSMHHSGMGAQPQQRTSSSPVVELQVDIADSQPLNLSKKTPPPTPQEFILEA
- the Eip75B gene encoding nuclear hormone receptor E75 isoform X3, which gives rise to MIITEKDLQLLHTMPPPPPGDPPIQEKEDDLKLEFDGTTVLCRVCGDKASGFHYGVHSCEGCKGFFRRSIQQKIQYRPCTKNQQCSILRINRNRCQYCRLKKCIAVGMSRDAVRFGRVPKREKAKILAAMQSVNARSQEKAVLAELEDDTRVTAAIIRAHMDTCDFTRDKVAPMLQHARNNPSYTQCPPTLACPLNPRPVPLHGQQELVQDFSERFSPAIRGVVEFAKRLPGFQQLPQEDQVTLLKAGVFEVLLVRLAAMFDARTNTMLCLNGQLLRREALHTSVNARFLMNSMFDFAERVNNLCLSDAELALFCAVVVLAPDRPGLRNAELVERVQRRLVNCLQAVVSKHHPENPSLHRELLSKIPDLRTLNTLHSEKLLKYKMTEHTAAAAGPWDDSRSSWSMEHDSSVGSPSSSCAADEAMRSPVSCSESMYSGESASSGESICGSEVSGYTELRPPFPLARRRHDNSEGASSGDEATESPLKCPFSKRKSDSPDDSGIESGTDRSDKLSSPSVCSSPRSSIDEKSEEDREEDMSVLRRALQAPPIINTDLLMEEAYKPHKKFRALRREEEPHSSQPTPSLLAQTLAQPPQNSSPATVNSTLASTLASTLCGPSLAASHSTLARTLLEGSKISEDAMRRADLLHSMIMRTEVRERLSSASRVSPAPYYVPQAAMDRLQPPVSWSCPSSRGCSSGSSSGNLSPVQPTVTAQPRVHLLTTPTPSRYYEPRMSATPVGLGAQPSTSPGVPAQSPSQGMSMHHSGMGAQPQQRTSSSPVVELQVDIADSQPLNLSKKTPPPTPQEFILEA
- the Eip75B gene encoding nuclear hormone receptor E75 isoform X4, translating into MYCEQEFYEVPMDSQVLVDKTVIEFDGTTVLCRVCGDKASGFHYGVHSCEGCKGFFRRSIQQKIQYRPCTKNQQCSILRINRNRCQYCRLKKCIAVGMSRDAVRFGRVPKREKAKILAAMQSVNARSQEKAVLAELEDDTRVTAAIIRAHMDTCDFTRDKVAPMLQHARNNPSYTQCPPTLACPLNPRPVPLHGQQELVQDFSERFSPAIRGVVEFAKRLPGFQQLPQEDQVTLLKAGVFEVLLVRLAAMFDARTNTMLCLNGQLLRREALHTSVNARFLMNSMFDFAERVNNLCLSDAELALFCAVVVLAPDRPGLRNAELVERVQRRLVNCLQAVVSKHHPENPSLHRELLSKIPDLRTLNTLHSEKLLKYKMTEHTAAAAGPWDDSRSSWSMEHDSSVGSPSSSCAADEAMRSPVSCSESMYSGESASSGESICGSEVSGYTELRPPFPLARRRHDNSEGASSGDEATESPLKCPFSKRKSDSPDDSGIESGTDRSDKLSSPSVCSSPRSSIDEKSEEDREEDMSVLRRALQAPPIINTDLLMEEAYKPHKKFRALRREEEPHSSQPTPSLLAQTLAQPPQNSSPATVNSTLASTLASTLCGPSLAASHSTLARTLLEGSKISEDAMRRADLLHSMIMRTEVRERLSSASRVSPAPYYVPQAAMDRLQPPVSWSCPSSRGCSSGSSSGNLSPVQPTVTAQPRVHLLTTPTPSRYYEPRMSATPVGLGAQPSTSPGVPAQSPSQGMSMHHSGMGAQPQQRTSSSPVVELQVDIADSQPLNLSKKTPPPTPQEFILEA
- the Eip75B gene encoding nuclear hormone receptor E75 isoform X2, which produces MTVFRDYLNLVQTPRETFDLNTTDTAPPKCPDRNPECADQNPDPPELLEVILAEFDGTTVLCRVCGDKASGFHYGVHSCEGCKGFFRRSIQQKIQYRPCTKNQQCSILRINRNRCQYCRLKKCIAVGMSRDAVRFGRVPKREKAKILAAMQSVNARSQEKAVLAELEDDTRVTAAIIRAHMDTCDFTRDKVAPMLQHARNNPSYTQCPPTLACPLNPRPVPLHGQQELVQDFSERFSPAIRGVVEFAKRLPGFQQLPQEDQVTLLKAGVFEVLLVRLAAMFDARTNTMLCLNGQLLRREALHTSVNARFLMNSMFDFAERVNNLCLSDAELALFCAVVVLAPDRPGLRNAELVERVQRRLVNCLQAVVSKHHPENPSLHRELLSKIPDLRTLNTLHSEKLLKYKMTEHTAAAAGPWDDSRSSWSMEHDSSVGSPSSSCAADEAMRSPVSCSESMYSGESASSGESICGSEVSGYTELRPPFPLARRRHDNSEGASSGDEATESPLKCPFSKRKSDSPDDSGIESGTDRSDKLSSPSVCSSPRSSIDEKSEEDREEDMSVLRRALQAPPIINTDLLMEEAYKPHKKFRALRREEEPHSSQPTPSLLAQTLAQPPQNSSPATVNSTLASTLASTLCGPSLAASHSTLARTLLEGSKISEDAMRRADLLHSMIMRTEVRERLSSASRVSPAPYYVPQAAMDRLQPPVSWSCPSSRGCSSGSSSGNLSPVQPTVTAQPRVHLLTTPTPSRYYEPRMSATPVGLGAQPSTSPGVPAQSPSQGMSMHHSGMGAQPQQRTSSSPVVELQVDIADSQPLNLSKKTPPPTPQEFILEA